A window of the Gossypium arboreum isolate Shixiya-1 chromosome 2, ASM2569848v2, whole genome shotgun sequence genome harbors these coding sequences:
- the LOC108465146 gene encoding uncharacterized protein LOC108465146, whose protein sequence is MSCTPPRRGLQVWVLHELLKYYDCTIQYHPGKAYVVVDGLSRNSMSELRAWVARLSLFNDGGLLMDYTVEPHVKLFEEGKTSNFAFSSDGVLCYCGRFCMPSDSELSQSILREAHSNPYAMHLRGCKMYRDFFEQYWWPRLKRDVMDLMARCLMCQQVKA, encoded by the coding sequence ATGTCTTGTACCCCACCCCGGCGTGGATTACAGGTATGGGTGTTACACGAACTTTTGAAGTACTATGACTGTACCATCCaataccatccgggtaaggcttATGTGGTGGTAGATGGATTGAGTAGGAACTCCATGTCTGAGTTGAGGGCATGGGTTGCTAGATTGAGTTTATTTAATGATGGGGGTCTACTTATGGATTACACTGTAGAACCACATGTGAAACTATTTGAAGAGGGTAAAACTTCAAATTTCGCTTTTAGCTCTGATGGAGTTTTGTGTTATTGTGGGAGATTCTGTATGCCTTCTGATTCTGAGTTGAGCCAGTCCATACTTCGGGAAGCGCATAGTAACCCTTACGCTATGCATCTTAGAGGTTGTAAGATGTATCGGGATTTTTTTGAACAATACTGGTGGCCAAGACTTAAACGTGATGTGATGGACCTTATGGCAAGATGCTTAATGTGCCAACAAGTCAAGGCTTAA